A genomic window from Ideonella sp. WA131b includes:
- a CDS encoding excinuclease ABC subunit A, with protein MSTGLIRIRGARQHNLKNLDLDIRTGELTVVTGPSGSGKSSLVFDTLYAEGQRRYVETFSAYARQFLDRMDRPAVDKVEGVPPAIAIDQTNPVRSSRSTVGTMTELNDHLKLLFARGAQLFDRETALPVRHDTPQTIFDDLRARAEAAGDPRLVFTFPAELPADTSVAQQEQWLAASGFTRVQGERVAGNRKILDVVADRFRLAGTEPVRVMEAIELALKRGGGRLTVFAGDAAEPWRYSTGLHCPESDIRYAEPQPALFSFNSAYGACEACRGFGRVIGVDLGLVIPDAKKTLRNGAIKPMQTPAWKDCQDDLVKYAGEAGIPRDTPWGQLTPAQREWVIEGTPNWKGNWNTQWYGVRRFFEYLESKAYKMHIRVLLSKYRSYTPCGACGGARLKREALLWRLGSAADAEGVLNLSVPAELVEAPAGTSTGSVRTENWPSDRVEHRPSVRAEPVEAPAGTSTGSVRTEYRRFMPIGVNWSRAQLKALPGLSLHDLMQLPIERLRRFFDGLTLPSSMLDVALKLLLDEIRTRLKYLCDVGLHYLTLDRQSRTLSGGEVQRINLTTALGTSLVNTLFVLDEPSIGLHPRDMSRINQAMLRLRDAGNTLVVVEHDPAVMLAADRLIDMGPGPGERGGQIVFDGTPEAARAADTLTGAYLGARKQVSAGFRQLVEPSSPRLLLEGAREHNLQGVDLAVPLNRLVCVTGVSGSGKSSLIQDVLYPALARHFGKATEAPGAFDRLLGAEQLADAVFVDQSPIGKTARSNPASYVGAFDALRALFAEAPLARERSYTAGTFSFNAGDGRCPTCGGSGFEHVEMQFLSDVYLRCPDCDGTRYRAPVLDVKLVRGPHRFSIADVLALTFAEAAHWFQADREVVARLQPIIDVGLDYVRLGQPVPTLSGGEAQRLKLAGFLAEAANSPAQRVAKHGTLFLFDEPTTGLHFDDIAKLMRAFRKLLAAGHSLVVIEHNLDVIRAADWIVDLGPEGGEAGGLVVCTGTPDDVKAHATSHTGEALREYERAMGFQAGEPAPPFGLGPSTVLRTGLSKPLRTTSASTSSARTADGGSARTADGGSARTEADGSARTADGASVRATHDDAIHIVNAREHNLKSLSVRVPRGSFNVVTGVSGSGKSTLAFDILFNEGQRRYLESLNAYARSIVQPAGRPEVDAVYGIPPTVAIEQRLSRGGRKSTVATTTEVWHFLRLLWVKLGLQHCVHDGAPVKAQSAESIAHQILRDHAGQHVGLLAPLVVNRKGVYTDLAKWAHARGHTHLRVDGEFLPTMPFPRIDRFKEHTIELPVGDVVVDAANEAALRQRLQQALEAGRGVVHLLAPLDQLAVAMDFGGTGAGVGTVKVFSTKRACPVCGTSYPELDPRMFSYNSKHGWCTTCVGTGLKLTREQRKAFDDSVKDDDTQGREVSFPSEEAEVEGLVDEPCPDCFGARLNPASRAATFGGQPIDAIARLSVHEARAWVAGLALQGRDAGIARDVVSEIASRLQFLHDVGLGYLTLDRAAPTLSGGEAQRIRLAAQLGSNLQGVCYVLDEPTIGLHPRDNGILLDALARLSEGGNTLVVVEHDEDTIRRAEHLIDIGPGAGVRGGRLVAQGTAADLMKAPESITGRMLASPLKHPLKPRREITPETPLLRLQGAALHNLQALDLLVPLGRLVAVTGVSGSGKSTLAREVLLANVAAQVAHRATKAGRDAAAAGRRPSLQGCSALSGFEGIDRVLEVDQTPIGKTPRSCPATYIGFWDAIRRLFTETLEAKARGYAANRFSFNTGDGRCPACEGQGLKTIAMSFLPDVKVPCDACHGARFNAETLAVTWRGKSIGDVLRMEVDEAVAFFASMTAIAHPLQLLQDVGLGYLTLGQPSPTLSGGEAQRIKLVTELSKVRDDVTRRGQRAPRTLYVLDEPTVGLHMADVGRLIQVLHRLVDGGHSVIVIEHDLDVVAEADWVIDLGPEGGRAGGRLVAEGPPEAVVARGTHTGRALASVLARG; from the coding sequence ATGTCGACCGGTCTGATCCGCATCCGTGGTGCCCGCCAGCACAACCTGAAGAACCTGGATCTGGACATCCGCACCGGCGAGCTGACGGTGGTGACTGGCCCCAGCGGCAGCGGCAAGAGCTCGCTGGTGTTCGACACGCTGTACGCCGAGGGCCAGCGCCGCTACGTCGAGACTTTCAGCGCCTACGCCCGGCAGTTCCTCGACCGCATGGATCGGCCCGCCGTCGACAAGGTCGAGGGCGTGCCCCCGGCCATCGCCATCGACCAGACCAACCCCGTGCGCAGCTCGCGCTCGACGGTGGGCACGATGACGGAGCTGAACGACCACCTCAAGCTGCTGTTCGCGCGCGGTGCGCAGCTGTTCGACCGCGAGACGGCGCTGCCGGTGCGGCACGACACGCCGCAGACCATCTTCGACGACCTGCGCGCGCGGGCCGAGGCGGCCGGCGACCCGCGCCTGGTGTTCACCTTCCCCGCCGAGTTGCCGGCCGACACCAGCGTCGCGCAGCAGGAGCAGTGGCTGGCGGCCAGCGGCTTCACGCGCGTGCAAGGCGAGCGCGTGGCGGGGAATCGGAAGATCCTCGACGTGGTGGCCGACCGCTTCCGGCTGGCGGGCACCGAGCCGGTCCGCGTGATGGAGGCCATCGAGCTGGCCCTCAAGCGCGGCGGCGGGCGGCTCACGGTGTTTGCCGGCGATGCGGCCGAGCCGTGGCGCTACAGCACCGGCCTTCACTGCCCCGAGAGCGACATCCGCTACGCCGAGCCGCAGCCGGCGCTCTTCAGCTTCAACAGCGCCTACGGCGCCTGCGAGGCCTGCCGCGGCTTCGGCCGCGTCATCGGCGTCGACTTGGGCCTGGTGATTCCCGATGCGAAGAAAACGCTGCGCAACGGCGCCATCAAGCCGATGCAGACGCCGGCCTGGAAGGACTGCCAGGACGACCTCGTCAAGTACGCGGGCGAGGCCGGTATCCCGCGCGACACCCCCTGGGGCCAGCTCACGCCCGCGCAGCGCGAGTGGGTGATCGAGGGCACGCCGAACTGGAAGGGGAACTGGAACACGCAGTGGTACGGTGTGCGCCGCTTCTTCGAGTACCTTGAGAGCAAGGCCTACAAGATGCACATCCGGGTGCTCTTGTCCAAGTACCGCAGCTACACGCCCTGTGGCGCCTGTGGTGGTGCCCGGCTCAAGCGCGAGGCGCTGCTGTGGCGCCTGGGCAGCGCGGCGGATGCAGAGGGCGTACTCAACCTGTCTGTTCCCGCTGAGCTTGTCGAAGCCCCCGCGGGCACTTCGACAGGCTCAGTGCGAACGGAGAACTGGCCGTCCGATCGAGTGGAGCACCGGCCATCCGTTCGGGCTGAGCCTGTCGAAGCCCCCGCTGGCACTTCGACGGGCTCGGTGCGAACGGAGTACCGGCGCTTCATGCCGATCGGCGTCAACTGGTCGCGCGCGCAGCTCAAGGCCCTGCCGGGCCTGAGCCTGCACGACCTGATGCAGCTCCCCATCGAGCGCCTGCGCCGCTTCTTCGATGGGCTGACGCTGCCGAGCTCCATGCTTGACGTGGCGCTGAAGCTCCTGCTGGACGAGATCCGCACGCGCCTGAAGTATCTGTGCGACGTGGGGCTGCACTACCTGACGCTGGATCGGCAAAGCCGCACGCTCAGCGGCGGCGAGGTGCAGCGCATCAACCTCACCACCGCCCTGGGCACCAGCCTCGTCAACACCCTGTTCGTGCTGGACGAGCCCTCGATCGGCCTGCACCCGCGCGACATGAGTCGCATCAACCAGGCCATGCTGCGCCTGCGCGATGCGGGCAACACCCTGGTCGTCGTCGAGCACGACCCGGCCGTGATGCTGGCCGCCGACCGCCTGATCGACATGGGCCCGGGCCCGGGCGAGCGCGGCGGCCAGATCGTCTTCGACGGCACGCCCGAGGCCGCGCGCGCGGCGGACACGCTGACCGGCGCCTACCTCGGTGCGCGCAAGCAGGTGTCGGCGGGCTTTCGCCAGCTGGTGGAACCCAGCAGCCCCAGGCTCCTGCTCGAAGGCGCGCGCGAGCACAACCTGCAGGGCGTGGACCTGGCCGTGCCGCTCAACCGCCTGGTGTGCGTCACCGGCGTCAGCGGCAGCGGCAAGAGCAGCCTGATCCAGGACGTGCTCTACCCCGCGCTGGCCCGCCACTTCGGCAAGGCCACCGAGGCGCCCGGCGCCTTCGATCGCCTGCTGGGCGCCGAACAATTGGCTGACGCGGTTTTCGTGGACCAGAGCCCCATCGGCAAGACGGCGCGCAGCAACCCGGCCAGCTACGTGGGCGCCTTCGATGCTCTGCGCGCGCTGTTCGCCGAGGCACCACTGGCGCGCGAGCGCAGCTACACCGCCGGCACCTTCAGCTTCAACGCGGGCGATGGCCGCTGCCCCACCTGCGGCGGCAGCGGTTTCGAGCACGTGGAGATGCAGTTCCTCTCGGACGTGTACCTGCGCTGCCCCGACTGCGACGGCACGCGCTACCGCGCGCCCGTGCTCGACGTGAAGCTGGTGCGCGGGCCGCACCGGTTTTCCATCGCCGACGTGCTGGCGCTCACCTTCGCCGAAGCCGCGCACTGGTTCCAGGCCGACCGCGAGGTCGTGGCGCGCCTGCAGCCCATCATCGACGTGGGCCTCGATTACGTGCGCCTCGGCCAGCCGGTGCCCACGCTCAGCGGCGGCGAGGCGCAGCGCCTCAAACTCGCCGGCTTCCTGGCCGAGGCTGCGAACTCGCCCGCGCAGCGTGTGGCCAAACACGGCACGCTGTTTCTCTTCGACGAGCCCACGACGGGCCTGCACTTCGACGACATCGCCAAGCTGATGCGGGCCTTCCGCAAGCTGCTGGCGGCAGGGCACTCCCTGGTGGTCATCGAGCACAACCTCGACGTCATCCGCGCCGCCGACTGGATCGTGGACCTCGGGCCCGAGGGCGGCGAGGCCGGCGGCTTGGTCGTCTGCACCGGCACGCCCGACGACGTGAAGGCCCACGCCACGTCGCACACGGGCGAGGCGCTGCGCGAGTACGAGCGGGCGATGGGATTCCAGGCCGGCGAACCTGCTCCCCCGTTCGGGCTGGGCCCTTCGACGGTGCTCAGGACAGGCCTGTCGAAGCCCCTGCGCACCACCAGCGCTTCGACAAGCTCAGCGCGAACGGCGGATGGTGGCTCAGCGCGAACGGCGGATGGTGGCTCAGCGCGAACGGAGGCTGATGGCTCAGCACGAACGGCGGATGGTGCGTCAGTGCGCGCCACCCACGACGACGCCATCCACATCGTCAACGCGCGCGAGCACAACCTCAAGTCGCTGAGCGTGCGGGTGCCGCGCGGCAGCTTCAACGTCGTCACCGGCGTCAGCGGCTCGGGCAAGAGCACGCTGGCCTTCGACATCCTGTTCAACGAGGGGCAGCGGCGCTACCTCGAGAGCCTGAACGCCTACGCGCGCAGCATCGTGCAGCCGGCGGGGCGGCCCGAGGTCGATGCCGTCTACGGCATCCCGCCCACGGTGGCCATCGAGCAGCGCCTCTCACGCGGCGGCCGCAAGAGCACGGTGGCCACCACCACCGAGGTCTGGCACTTCCTGCGCCTCCTGTGGGTGAAGCTGGGCCTGCAGCACTGCGTGCACGACGGCGCGCCCGTGAAGGCGCAGAGCGCCGAGAGCATCGCGCACCAGATCCTCCGCGATCACGCCGGCCAGCACGTGGGCCTGCTGGCGCCGCTGGTCGTCAACCGCAAGGGCGTCTACACCGACCTCGCCAAGTGGGCGCACGCCCGCGGCCACACGCACCTGCGCGTGGACGGCGAGTTCCTGCCCACGATGCCCTTCCCGCGCATCGACCGCTTCAAGGAACACACCATCGAGCTGCCGGTGGGCGACGTGGTGGTGGACGCCGCGAACGAGGCCGCGCTGCGCCAGCGGCTGCAGCAGGCCCTCGAGGCCGGCCGCGGCGTCGTGCACCTGCTGGCCCCCCTCGACCAGCTGGCCGTGGCCATGGACTTCGGCGGCACCGGGGCCGGTGTGGGCACGGTCAAGGTCTTCAGCACCAAGCGCGCCTGCCCGGTGTGCGGCACCAGCTACCCCGAGCTGGATCCGCGCATGTTCAGCTACAACAGCAAACACGGCTGGTGCACCACCTGCGTGGGCACCGGGCTGAAGCTCACGCGCGAGCAGCGCAAGGCCTTTGACGACAGCGTGAAGGACGACGACACGCAGGGCCGCGAAGTGAGCTTCCCGTCGGAGGAGGCCGAGGTCGAGGGCCTGGTCGACGAGCCCTGCCCGGACTGCTTTGGTGCGCGGCTGAACCCGGCCTCGCGGGCCGCCACCTTCGGGGGTCAGCCCATCGATGCCATCGCGCGGCTGTCGGTGCACGAGGCGCGCGCCTGGGTGGCGGGGCTTGCGCTGCAAGGCCGCGATGCGGGCATCGCCCGCGACGTGGTCAGCGAGATCGCCAGCCGCCTGCAGTTCCTGCACGATGTGGGCCTGGGCTACCTGACGCTGGACCGCGCCGCGCCCACGCTCAGCGGCGGTGAGGCGCAGCGCATCCGCCTGGCGGCGCAACTGGGCAGCAACCTGCAAGGCGTGTGCTACGTGCTCGACGAGCCCACCATCGGCCTGCACCCGCGCGACAACGGCATCCTGCTGGACGCGCTGGCGCGCCTGAGTGAAGGCGGCAACACGCTGGTGGTGGTGGAGCACGACGAGGACACCATCCGCCGCGCCGAGCACCTCATCGACATCGGCCCCGGCGCGGGTGTGCGTGGGGGCCGGCTCGTCGCCCAGGGCACGGCGGCCGACCTGATGAAGGCGCCGGAGTCCATCACCGGCCGCATGCTGGCCTCGCCCCTGAAGCACCCGCTGAAGCCCCGCCGCGAGATCACGCCCGAGACGCCGCTGCTGCGCCTGCAGGGCGCCGCGCTGCACAACCTGCAGGCGCTCGACCTGCTCGTGCCGCTGGGCCGCCTGGTGGCGGTGACGGGCGTGAGCGGCTCCGGCAAGAGCACGCTGGCGCGCGAGGTGCTGCTGGCCAACGTGGCGGCCCAAGTGGCGCACCGGGCCACCAAGGCCGGGCGCGACGCGGCTGCGGCGGGCCGCCGGCCCAGCCTGCAGGGCTGCAGCGCGCTCAGCGGCTTCGAAGGCATCGACCGCGTGCTCGAGGTCGACCAGACACCGATCGGCAAGACGCCACGCTCCTGCCCGGCCACCTACATCGGTTTCTGGGACGCCATCCGCCGGCTCTTCACCGAGACGCTGGAGGCCAAGGCGCGGGGCTATGCCGCCAACCGCTTCAGCTTCAACACCGGCGACGGCCGTTGCCCGGCCTGCGAAGGCCAGGGCCTGAAGACCATCGCGATGAGCTTCCTGCCCGACGTGAAGGTGCCCTGCGACGCCTGCCACGGCGCACGCTTCAACGCCGAGACGCTGGCCGTCACCTGGCGCGGCAAGAGCATTGGCGACGTGCTGCGCATGGAGGTGGACGAGGCTGTGGCCTTCTTCGCCAGCATGACCGCCATCGCGCACCCGCTGCAGCTGCTGCAGGACGTGGGCCTGGGCTACCTCACGCTCGGCCAGCCCAGCCCCACGCTCAGCGGCGGCGAGGCGCAGCGCATCAAGCTCGTGACGGAGCTCAGCAAGGTGCGCGACGATGTCACGCGCCGCGGCCAGCGGGCGCCCAGGACGCTGTACGTGCTGGACGAGCCCACCGTGGGCCTGCACATGGCCGATGTCGGGCGCCTGATCCAGGTGCTGCACCGTCTGGTGGACGGGGGCCATAGCGTGATCGTCATCGAACACGACCTCGACGTCGTGGCCGAGGCCGACTGGGTCATCGACCTCGGGCCCGAGGGCGGCAGGGCGGGGGGCCGGCTGGTGGCCGAAGGCCCGCCCGAGGCCGTGGTGGCGCGCGGCACGCACACCGGGCGCGCGCTCGCGTCGGTGCTGGCGCGGGGGTGA
- a CDS encoding sulfoxide reductase heme-binding subunit YedZ gives MQRLLLHPWAKPGVFALSLAPFVALLHGAVTNTLGANPAEALIRGTGEWTLRFLCLVLAVTPLRQALALPAVARLRRMLGLFAFFYGCLHAACYAWLDMGLDLALILPDIAKRNFILVGTAALLLMLPLALTSFNRAIRALGPTRWQALHRAVYVVALLALLHFFWMRAGKNDFAEVAVYATVIAALLAWRLWWRWRAGVSD, from the coding sequence GTGCAGCGGCTGCTGCTGCACCCGTGGGCCAAGCCGGGCGTCTTCGCGCTGTCGCTCGCGCCCTTCGTGGCCCTGCTGCACGGGGCCGTGACGAACACGCTGGGCGCCAACCCGGCCGAAGCGCTGATCCGCGGCACCGGCGAGTGGACGCTGCGCTTCCTGTGTCTGGTGCTGGCCGTCACGCCGTTGCGGCAGGCCCTCGCGCTGCCGGCGGTGGCGCGGCTGCGGCGCATGCTGGGGCTGTTCGCCTTCTTCTACGGCTGCCTGCACGCCGCCTGCTACGCCTGGCTGGACATGGGCCTGGACCTCGCGCTGATCCTGCCCGACATCGCCAAGCGCAACTTCATCCTCGTCGGCACGGCCGCGCTGCTGCTGATGCTGCCGCTGGCGCTGACGTCCTTCAACCGCGCCATCCGCGCCCTGGGCCCGACGCGCTGGCAGGCGCTGCACCGCGCGGTCTACGTGGTGGCGCTGCTGGCGCTGTTGCACTTTTTCTGGATGCGCGCGGGGAAAAACGACTTCGCTGAGGTGGCCGTGTACGCGACGGTGATCGCGGCGCTGCTGGCGTGGCGGCTGTGGTGGCGCTGGCGAGCTGGGGTGTCAGATTGA
- the msrP gene encoding protein-methionine-sulfoxide reductase catalytic subunit MsrP, with protein sequence MHHHPDRGFRHPVPSEITPRNLALTRRQWLAAAGATALALPAAAQTARPGKLATLPGARSAVPGASLADKLTAYGDASTYNNFYEFGTDKRDPARYAQTLKTRPWTVQVEGEVAKPGRFDIDTLLKLAPMEERIYRLRCVEGWSMVIPWVGWSLAELIRRVEPTGNAKFVQFVTLADRAQMPGLSSSVLDWPYVEGLRMDEAMHPLTMLAFGMYGEVMPNQNGAPLRLVVPWKYGFKSGKSLVAIRFVQAQPKTSWELAAPHEYGFYSNVNPRVDHARWSQATERRIGDDGGLFAKRRPTLMFNGYEPQVGQLYAGMDLRKFF encoded by the coding sequence ATGCACCACCACCCTGACCGCGGCTTCCGGCACCCCGTGCCTTCCGAGATCACGCCGCGTAATCTCGCCCTCACACGCCGCCAGTGGCTGGCTGCAGCCGGTGCCACGGCGCTGGCCCTGCCGGCGGCCGCGCAGACCGCACGCCCGGGCAAGCTGGCCACCTTGCCCGGCGCCAGAAGCGCGGTGCCGGGCGCCAGCCTGGCGGACAAGCTCACCGCCTACGGCGACGCCAGCACCTACAACAACTTCTATGAGTTCGGCACCGACAAGCGCGACCCGGCCCGCTACGCCCAGACGCTGAAGACGCGGCCCTGGACGGTGCAGGTGGAAGGCGAAGTGGCCAAGCCCGGCCGCTTCGACATCGACACACTGCTGAAGCTGGCGCCGATGGAAGAGCGCATCTACCGGCTGCGCTGCGTCGAGGGCTGGAGCATGGTCATCCCCTGGGTGGGCTGGTCGCTGGCCGAGCTCATCCGGCGCGTCGAGCCCACGGGCAACGCGAAGTTCGTGCAGTTCGTGACCCTGGCCGACCGCGCGCAGATGCCGGGCTTAAGCTCGAGCGTGCTCGACTGGCCCTATGTCGAGGGCTTGCGCATGGACGAGGCCATGCACCCGCTGACGATGCTGGCCTTCGGCATGTACGGCGAGGTGATGCCCAACCAGAACGGCGCCCCCTTGCGCCTGGTCGTGCCCTGGAAGTACGGCTTCAAGAGCGGCAAGAGTCTGGTGGCCATCCGCTTCGTGCAGGCGCAGCCCAAGACGAGCTGGGAGCTGGCAGCGCCGCACGAGTACGGCTTCTACTCCAACGTGAACCCGCGCGTCGACCACGCGCGCTGGAGCCAGGCCACCGAGCGCCGCATCGGCGACGACGGCGGCCTTTTCGCCAAGCGGCGGCCGACGCTGATGTTCAACGGCTACGAGCCCCAGGTGGGGCAGCTGTACGCCGGCATGGACCTGCGCAAGTTCTTCTGA
- the ccsB gene encoding c-type cytochrome biogenesis protein CcsB → MNTTTLILGRSANPLARRSAFDWIFAALVVAGAGYAFQRYGGGLDVYETWILALSAPSLIALGWFWGPLRVLSLGLGASVLIAIALYARTTDDFGADLAAGENVFLLKYFLSSQSAILWMSLLFVLSTVMYWIGLLARKAADGHDNTALKLGSLFAWSAVVMALIGSLVRWYESHQIGTGIGHIPVSNLYEVFVMFCWMTTLFYLYYEQHYRTRALGAFAMLIVSAAVGFLLWYTLVREAHAIQPLVPALQSWWMKVHVPANFVGYGTFAIAAMVAFAYLIKQQAEERRWWKLAPLWLLGVVLCFEPLVFRRNVDPLSTYWALYFGVSALLVAGILTLRVRIAARLPSYEVLDDLMYKAIAIGFAFFTIATILGALWAAEAWGGYWSWDPKETWALIVWLNYAAWLHMRLMKGLRGAVSAWWALVGLAITTFAFLGVNMFLSGLHSYGEL, encoded by the coding sequence ATGAACACGACAACGCTCATCCTGGGGCGCAGTGCCAACCCGCTGGCGCGGCGCTCGGCGTTCGACTGGATCTTCGCCGCTCTCGTGGTGGCAGGGGCGGGCTATGCCTTCCAACGCTACGGCGGCGGTCTCGACGTCTACGAGACCTGGATCCTCGCGCTGAGCGCGCCGAGCCTCATCGCCCTGGGCTGGTTCTGGGGCCCGCTGCGCGTGTTGAGCCTGGGCTTGGGCGCCTCGGTGCTGATCGCGATCGCGCTGTATGCGCGCACGACCGACGACTTCGGCGCCGACCTCGCGGCCGGCGAGAACGTCTTCCTGCTCAAGTACTTCCTGTCCAGCCAGAGCGCCATCCTGTGGATGAGCCTGTTGTTCGTGCTGAGCACGGTGATGTACTGGATCGGCCTGCTGGCGCGCAAGGCGGCCGACGGCCATGACAACACGGCACTCAAGCTCGGCAGCCTCTTCGCCTGGTCGGCGGTGGTGATGGCGCTGATCGGCTCGCTGGTGCGCTGGTACGAGAGCCACCAGATCGGCACCGGCATCGGCCACATCCCGGTGAGCAACCTCTACGAAGTGTTCGTCATGTTCTGCTGGATGACGACACTGTTCTACCTGTACTACGAGCAGCACTACCGCACGCGCGCCCTGGGCGCCTTTGCGATGCTGATCGTCAGCGCCGCGGTCGGCTTCCTGCTCTGGTACACGCTGGTGCGCGAGGCCCACGCCATCCAGCCGCTGGTGCCGGCGCTGCAGAGCTGGTGGATGAAGGTGCACGTGCCGGCCAACTTCGTCGGCTACGGCACCTTCGCGATCGCGGCCATGGTGGCCTTCGCCTACCTGATCAAGCAGCAGGCCGAAGAGAGGCGTTGGTGGAAGCTGGCGCCGCTGTGGCTGCTCGGCGTGGTGCTGTGCTTCGAGCCCCTGGTGTTCCGCCGCAATGTCGACCCGCTTTCCACCTACTGGGCCCTGTACTTCGGGGTCAGCGCGCTGCTCGTGGCCGGCATCCTCACGCTGCGCGTCCGCATCGCGGCGCGGCTGCCGTCGTACGAGGTGCTCGACGACCTGATGTACAAGGCCATCGCCATCGGCTTCGCCTTCTTCACCATCGCCACCATCCTGGGCGCGCTGTGGGCGGCCGAGGCCTGGGGCGGCTACTGGAGCTGGGACCCCAAGGAAACCTGGGCCCTGATCGTGTGGCTGAACTACGCCGCCTGGCTGCACATGCGCCTGATGAAGGGCCTGCGTGGCGCGGTGAGCGCCTGGTGGGCGCTGGTGGGCCTGGCGATCACGACCTTTGCCTTCCTGGGCGTGAACATGTTCCTGTCGGGCTTGCACTCCTACGGCGAGCTGTAA
- a CDS encoding cytochrome c biogenesis protein ResB gives MAVSTSGVEVRFGSRVLRESVELLSSMRFAITLLSVICIASVIGTVVKQNEPAINYVNQFGPFWAEVFGALQLQTVYSAPWFLLILAFLVLSTSLCIARNLPKIVSDWSQYKEGVREQSLVAFAHKGQAAVAEPPAQALARISRLLAAQGWHAKVQTRDHGVMIAARKGRPNKIGYLAAHSSIVLICIGGLLDGDMMVRATMALLGKSVFAGSGMIPDVPEQHRLSASNPTFRGNLFVPEGMSAGTAVLSMPGGVVLQELPFEVELKRFIVEYYPTGMPRLFASEIVVHDRQTGEKIEHRVEVNKPAFHRGIAIYQSSFDDGGSSVTLRALPLGPGEPFEVKGTIGGATQLVSTGPKGEEKQTLEFATLRVINVENLMASAADQAGADVRRVDLVHSIDQRLGAGDKVVTKRDLTNIGPSITYRLRDAAGQAREFQNFMSPVMLEGANVFLFGMRETPQDEFRYLRVPADEQGSLEGWRRLRAALDDPTQRERAARRYVTLAAPADQPEIAEQLLGTTRRVLGLFAGTEAGKLPAAHGQRVSGLQSLADFLESTVPEADRLRVSEVMLRILNGALFELMNLTREQAGLKPLLPGEQAERYMTLAVTSLSDSYFYPAPMIFQLTDFKQVQASVFQVARAPGKNLVYLGCALLIVGVFVMLYVRDRRLWVWLQPDPAAPGDTTRTRITTALSSTRRTLDGDHEFERLNKALLKETAA, from the coding sequence ATGGCTGTTTCCACGTCCGGCGTCGAGGTCCGTTTTGGCTCGCGCGTCCTGCGCGAGTCCGTCGAGTTGCTGTCCTCGATGCGCTTCGCGATCACCCTGCTGTCGGTCATCTGCATCGCCAGCGTCATCGGTACGGTGGTCAAGCAGAACGAGCCGGCCATCAACTACGTCAATCAGTTCGGGCCGTTCTGGGCCGAGGTCTTCGGCGCGCTGCAGTTGCAGACGGTGTACAGCGCGCCCTGGTTCCTGCTGATCCTGGCCTTCCTGGTGCTGTCCACCAGCCTGTGCATCGCGCGCAACCTGCCCAAGATCGTCAGCGACTGGTCGCAGTACAAGGAAGGCGTGCGCGAGCAAAGCCTGGTGGCCTTCGCCCACAAGGGCCAGGCCGCGGTGGCCGAGCCGCCCGCCCAGGCGCTGGCGCGCATCAGCCGCCTGCTGGCGGCGCAGGGCTGGCACGCCAAGGTGCAGACGCGGGACCACGGCGTGATGATCGCCGCGCGCAAGGGCCGGCCGAACAAGATCGGCTACCTGGCCGCCCACAGCTCGATCGTGCTGATCTGCATCGGCGGCCTGCTCGACGGCGACATGATGGTGCGCGCCACGATGGCGCTGCTGGGCAAGAGCGTCTTCGCCGGAAGCGGCATGATCCCCGACGTGCCCGAGCAGCACCGGCTCTCGGCGAGCAACCCCACCTTCCGCGGCAACCTGTTCGTGCCCGAAGGCATGAGCGCCGGCACCGCGGTGCTGAGCATGCCCGGCGGCGTGGTGCTGCAGGAGCTGCCGTTCGAGGTCGAGCTCAAGCGCTTCATCGTCGAGTACTACCCCACCGGCATGCCCCGGCTGTTCGCCAGCGAGATCGTCGTGCACGACCGCCAGACGGGCGAGAAGATCGAGCACCGCGTCGAAGTCAACAAGCCCGCTTTCCACCGCGGCATTGCCATCTACCAGAGCAGTTTCGACGACGGTGGCTCCAGCGTCACGCTGCGCGCCTTGCCGCTGGGACCGGGCGAGCCCTTCGAGGTCAAGGGCACCATCGGAGGCGCCACGCAGCTGGTGAGCACCGGACCCAAGGGCGAGGAGAAGCAGACACTGGAGTTCGCCACGCTGCGTGTCATCAACGTCGAGAACCTGATGGCCTCGGCGGCCGACCAGGCCGGCGCCGACGTCCGCCGCGTCGACCTCGTGCACTCGATCGACCAGCGCCTGGGCGCGGGTGACAAGGTGGTCACCAAGCGCGACCTCACCAACATCGGCCCCAGCATCACCTACCGACTGCGCGACGCCGCTGGCCAGGCACGCGAGTTCCAGAACTTCATGTCGCCGGTGATGCTGGAGGGCGCCAACGTGTTTCTGTTCGGCATGCGCGAGACGCCGCAGGACGAGTTCCGATACCTGCGTGTGCCGGCCGACGAGCAGGGCAGCCTCGAGGGCTGGCGACGCCTGCGCGCGGCGCTCGACGACCCGACGCAGCGCGAGCGTGCAGCCCGCCGCTACGTGACGCTGGCGGCGCCCGCCGACCAGCCCGAGATCGCCGAGCAGCTGCTGGGCACGACGCGCCGCGTGCTGGGCCTTTTCGCCGGCACCGAGGCCGGCAAGCTGCCAGCGGCGCACGGCCAGCGCGTCAGCGGCCTGCAGTCGCTGGCCGACTTCCTGGAGAGCACGGTCCCCGAGGCCGACCGGCTCCGCGTCAGCGAGGTCATGCTGCGCATCCTGAACGGCGCGCTGTTCGAACTGATGAACCTCACGCGCGAGCAGGCCGGCCTGAAGCCGCTGCTGCCCGGCGAGCAGGCCGAGCGCTACATGACGCTGGCCGTCACCTCGCTGTCGGACAGCTACTTCTACCCGGCGCCCATGATCTTCCAGCTTACCGACTTCAAGCAGGTGCAGGCCAGTGTGTTCCAGGTGGCGCGCGCCCCGGGCAAGAACCTGGTCTACCTCGGCTGTGCGCTGCTGATCGTCGGAGTCTTCGTGATGCTCTACGTGCGCGACCGGCGCCTGTGGGTGTGGCTGCAGCCCGACCCGGCCGCGCCCGGCGACACCACCCGCACGCGCATCACCACCGCCCTGTCGAGCACCCGCCGCACGCTCGACGGCGACCACGAGTTCGAGCGCCTGAACAAGGCGCTGCTGAAGGAGACCGCTGCATGA